The following are encoded together in the Sphaerodactylus townsendi isolate TG3544 linkage group LG14, MPM_Stown_v2.3, whole genome shotgun sequence genome:
- the LOC125443375 gene encoding protocadherin gamma-A12-like isoform X9 yields the protein MEMTEWRLCYQMKILLCLILFTVSETSSGHIHYLIPEEMERGSFVGDMAKDLALNIKELSSSEVQIISRGMKQYFYLDLRDGHLFVNEVIDREQICHQKEKCLLNFEILVKGKMKFFTTEVEIADINDNSPSFPVEELEFKIAENTAPGARFLLPEAQDPDLGSNSLQSYHLSNNKHFSLDVQTGVDGVKYAELVLETLLDREEQKMHQLILTAADKGDPVRSGTVKIHVTVTDVNDNAPVFSKSLYEVSIVENIPKGSQVLTVNATDVDEGINSKIKYLFRKISDKTSKIFHLDSSTGQISVVGNLDFEDSKLHEVEVQAQDEAGLSARAKVVIRILDANDNAPEITITPLLSKVLESSPPGTVVALININDRDDGRNGEVTCSIPGTLPFQLRKSFDNYYSLETDQGLDREKVSEYNITITAVDQGTQSLSATAYFPLEILDENDNPPVFQTKTKDLTFQIAENNQRGDLILILEANDPDFGGNGRIMYSIIETSIGDGLLSSYLSINSEIGAVYALSSFDYEEFRDINFQVRAQDGGSPPLSTNVSVTLLILDQNDNAPQILYPSLPSDGSTGIELASHSSEPGYLVTKVVAVDADSGQNGWLSYQLVKATEPGLFTIGLHTGEIRTARYFLDKDALKQSLVVLVKDNGQPPLSASVTVTVVLADSIPESLSDIISISAPVDPQSDLTFYLVVAVAFVSCLFFAFLLVLLALRLHKWRTSQLSDSQSVNFSGVPVSQFVGIDGVRAFLHSYCHNSSLTTCSRNSQILFPIGSCTNTLEPQQMSDKSGPLLTLEDSSSAKEPQSSEQQAQPVNTDWRFSQAQRPGTSGSQNGDENGTWGRNSQVEIRNAFKP from the coding sequence ATGGAAATGACTGAATGGAGACTATGCTATCAAATGAAAATTCTGCTTTGCTTAATCCTGTTTACTGTCTCAGAAACCTCTTCTGGGCATATTCACTATCTGATTCCTGAAGAAATGGAGAGGGGGTCTTTTGTTGGAGATATGGCAAAGGATCTCGCACTGAATATAAAGGAGCTGTCCAGCAGTGAAGTCCAGATAATTTCCAGAGGTATGAAACAATATTTTTACCTTGATTTACGAGATGGACATTTGTTTGTTAATGAAGTAATTGACAGGGAACAGATTTGCCACCAGAAGGAGAAATGTCTGTTAAATTTTGAGATTCTTGTCAAGGGCAAGATGAAGTTTTTTACCACGGAAGTTGAAATAGCTGATATTAATGACAATTCACCCAGCTTCCCTGTAGAAGAGCTGGAGTTTAAAATTGCTGAAAACACAGCCCCTGGTGCGAGGTTTCTTTTACCAGAAGCTCAGGACCCAGATCTAGGGTCTAATTCTCTCCAGAGCTACCATCTCAGTAATAACAAACACTTCTCGTTGGATGTACAAACTGGAGTGGATGGAGTCAAATATGCAGAACTGGTCCTTGAAACATTATTAGATCGAGAAGAACAGAAAATGCATCAGCTGATTCTCACTGCAGCTGACAAAGGAGATCCCGTCAGATCAGGGACTGTGAAAATCCATGTTACTGTTACAGATGTAAATGACAACGCTCCTGTTTTTAGTAAATCTCTGTATGAAGTGAGCATTGTGGAAAATATCCCCAAAGGATCTCAAGTTCTAACTGTGAACGCCACTGATGTTGACGAGGGAATAAATTCAAAGAtaaagtatttatttagaaaaatctcAGACAAAACTTCCAAAATATTCCACTTGGATTCTTCTACTGGACAAATATCAGTTGTTGGGAATTTGGACTTTGAAGATTCTAAATTACATGAGGTGGAAGTACAAGCCCAAGATGAGGCTGGATTGTCCGCCCGTGCCAAAGTCGTGATAAGAATCTTGGATGCAAACGATAATGCGCCAGAGATCACAATTACCCCACTTCTCAGCAAGGTTCTAGAAAGTTCTCCTCCGGGAACTGTTGTAGCTCTGATCAATATAAACGACAGAGATGATGGGAGAAATGGAGAGGTCACATGCTCCATACCAGGAACCCTTCCATTTCAGCTGAGGAAATCCTTTGATAATTATTATAGTCTGGAGACAGATCAAGGCCTGGACAGGGAGAAAGTTTCAGAATATAACATCACAATTACAGCAGTGGACCAAGGAACACAGTCTCTCTCAGCAACAGCATACTTCCCGTTAGAAATTTTGGATGAAAATGACAACCCACCCGTATTTCAAACTAAAACTAAAGACCTCACTTTTCAAATAGCAGAGAACAATCAAAGAGgtgatttgattttgattttggaGGCAAACGACCCTGattttgggggaaatggcagaaTAATGTATTCCATCATTGAAACAAGCATTGGAGATGGCCTCCTTTCATCTTACCTGTCTATTAACTCTGAGATTGGGGCTGTCTATGCCTTGAGCTCTTTTGATTATGAAGAGTTCAGAGACATTAACTTCCAGGTCAGGGCGCAAGATGGAGGCTCCCCACCACTCAGCACCAATGTCTCAGTGACTCTCTTAATTTTGGATCAGAATGACAACGCTCCCCAGATTTTGTATCCCTCCCTGCCCAGTGATGGCTCCACTGGAATAGAACTGGCCTCCCACTCTTCTGAGCCTGGATATCTGGTCACTAAGGTGGTGGCGGTGGATGCAGACTCTGGCCAGAATGGCTGGCTCTCCTATCAATTAGTGAAGGCAACAGAGCCAGGTCTATTCACTATAGGACTCCACACGGGAGAGATCAGAACAGCCCGCTATTTTCTGGACAAGGATGCTCTCAAGCAAAGCCTGGTGGTTTTAGTGAAGGACAACGGGCAGCCCCCTCTCTCTGCATCCGTCACGGTCACTGTGGTGCTGGCCGACAGCATCCCTGAAAGCCTCTCTGATATTATCAGCATCTCAGCTCCAGTAGATCCCCAGTCGGACCTCACCTTCTACCTGGTGGTTGCTGTGGCTTTTGTCTCCTGCTTGTTTTTCGCTTTCCTGCTGGTGTTGCTGGCCCTCAGGTTACACAAGTGGAGAACATCTCAACTGAGTGACTCCCAAAGTGTGAACTTCAGCGGAGTTCCGGTTTCGCAGTTCGTGGGCATCGATGGAGTGCGAGCTTTTCTTCATTCTTATTGCCATAACAGTTCACTGACCACCTGCTCCCGGAACAGCCAAATTCTTTTCCCCATTGGAAGTTGTACCAATACTCTTGAACCCCAGCAAATGTCTGATAAATCAGGTCCTTTATTAACTCTGGAAGATTCAAGCAGTGCTAAAGAACCGCAGAGCTCTGAACAG